A region of Solea solea chromosome 7, fSolSol10.1, whole genome shotgun sequence DNA encodes the following proteins:
- the zgc:162698 gene encoding transmembrane protein 87A-like isoform X1 codes for MSGSTAPGRAGPGLWSLAGLLLLLLAELRGPVGAVSEPGIWTLNVDNEILKKQSYFYFTKTLFNNSFIQLKLMAETCNSSTPVNLNVSWYLRNSHCYDEVFPLNAAKAEGFFRSTQVVVGGGSGYYVFHQYPVISCQANLKPDTFSLETFEKKTRLKEPLQQQPVTENVKVTLGDRRSRRQVQLPKAKAVAHSHLAAVAESWEDGPYMFILNIREIKDKNQAGADAANPPPPWSIQLQISMKGPHDYISASEWPLMVFYMVMCIVYVLLAVLWLALSACYWRDLLRIQFWIGGVIFLGMLEKAVYYAEFQSIRYDGLSVYGAVVFAEVLSAVKRTLARVLVIIASLGYGIVKPRLGALLHRVVGVGLLYLIFSVIEGLLRINTDRGDKNKSTFLCDVVLAFTDSCIVWWIFVSLAQTMKLLKLRRNVVKLSLYRHFTNTLIFAVIASVIFIIWTTQVFWMSKCLSDWRELWIDDAFWRFLFSIILLVIMFLWRPSANNQRYAFSPLIDEESEDEEETEPMMNEAFEGMKMRGMKNEVNGSAKANKVDEDLKWVEENIPSSMADVALPPLLDSDEETMTTNFEMSKME; via the exons ATGTCGGGCTCCACGGCTCCGGGTCGGGCCGGTCCGGGACTCTGGTCCTTGGCGGGgctgctactgctgttgctTGCGGAGCTGAGGGGGCCAGTCGGTGCCGTATCCGAACCCGGAATATGGACGCTAAACGTGGACAAT gAAATTTTGAAGAAGCAAAGCTACTTCTACTTCACCAAAACGTTGTTCAACAACAGCTTCATCCAGCTCAAAT tgatggCGGAGACCTGTAACTCCTCAACTCCTGTCAACCTCAACGTCTCCTGGTATTTGAGGAACTCGCACTGCTACGATGAGGTCTTCCCCTTGAAC GCAGCAAAGGCAGAAGGTTTCTTCAGGTCGACACAGGTCGTAGTCGGAGGTGGAAGTGGGTACTACGTTTTCCATCAGTATCCTGTCATCTCCTGTCAAGCAAACCTCAAACCTGACACG ttcaGCCTGGAAACCTTTGAGAAGAAAACACGACTGAAAGAGCCACTGCAACAACAG ccagttacagaaaatgtcaaagtaacGTTAGGtgacaggaggagcaggaggcaaGTGCAGCTTCCAAAAGCAAAG GCGGTGGCTCACTCTCACTTGGCTGCTGTGGCCGAGAGCTGGGAGGATGGACCCTACATGTTCATCCTGAACATCCGAGAGATCAAGGACAAGAACCAGGCGGGCGCTGATGCTGCCAACCCACCCCCGCCCTGGAGTATACAGc tgcagATCAGCATGAAGGGACCTCATGACTACATATCTGCCTCTGAATGGCCTCTGATGGtg TTCTACATGGTGATGTGTATCGTGTACGTGCTGCTCGCCGTACTGTGGCTGGCTCTGTCGGCCTGTTACTGGAGGGACCTGCTCAGGATCCAATTCTGGATCGGAGGTGTCATCTTCCTCGGCATGTTGGAGAAAGCCGTTTACTACGCCGAGTTCCAGAGCATCAGATATGACGGCTTGTCAG TCTACGGCGCTGTGGTGTTTGCAGAGGTGCTCTCAGCAGTGAAGAGGACCCTTGCCCGAGTGCTGGTGATCATCGCCAGTCTGGGATATGGCATTGTCAA gCCCAGACTTGGTGCCCTCCTTCACAGAGTAGTTGGGGTCGGTCTGCTCTACCTGATATTCTCCGTCATTGAGGGCCTCCTGCGTATCAACACT gATCGaggggacaaaaacaagagtaCATTTTTATGTGACGTAGTGCTGGCCTTCACTGATTCCTGTATTGTCTGGTGGAT CTTCGTGAGTCTGGCTCAGAccatgaagctgctgaagctgaGGAGGAACGTGGTGAAGCTCTCGCTCTACAGACACTTCACCAACACGCTCATTTTTGCAGTCATCG CGTcggtcatcttcatcatctggACGACACAGGTGTTCTGGATGTCTAAATGTCTGTCG gaTTGGAGGGAGCTGTGGATAGATGACGCATTCTGGCGCTTCCTGTTCTCCATCATATTATTGGTCATCATGTTCCTATGGCGACCGTCAGCCAATAACCAGAG gtACGCCTTCAGTCCACTGATAGATGAAGAgagtgaggatgaggaagagACGGAGCCAATGATGAATGAAGCCTTCG AGGGGATGAAGATGAGGGGCATGAAAAACGAGGTCAATGGTTCGGCCAAAGCCAACAAAGTG gaCGAGGATTTGAAGTGGGTAGAAGAGAACATCCCATCATCCATGGCCGACGT CGCGCTGCCCCCCCTGCTGGACTCTGATGAG GAGACGATGACGACAAACTTCGAGATGTCCAAGATGGAGTGA
- the zgc:162698 gene encoding transmembrane protein 87A-like isoform X2, protein MSGSTAPGRAGPGLWSLAGLLLLLLAELRGPVGAVSEPGIWTLNVDNEILKKQSYFYFTKTLFNNSFIQLKLMAETCNSSTPVNLNVSWYLRNSHCYDEVFPLNAAKAEGFFRSTQVVVGGGSGYYVFHQYPVISCQANLKPDTFSLETFEKKTRLKEPLQQQPVTENVKVTLGDRRSRRQVQLPKAKAVAHSHLAAVAESWEDGPYMFILNIREIKDKNQAGADAANPPPPWSIQLQISMKGPHDYISASEWPLMVFYMVMCIVYVLLAVLWLALSACYWRDLLRIQFWIGGVIFLGMLEKAVYYAEFQSIRYDGLSVYGAVVFAEVLSAVKRTLARVLVIIASLGYGIVKPRLGALLHRVVGVGLLYLIFSVIEGLLRINTAEDDVVLLAAIPLAVLDSTLCWWIFVSLAQTMKLLKLRRNVVKLSLYRHFTNTLIFAVIASVIFIIWTTQVFWMSKCLSDWRELWIDDAFWRFLFSIILLVIMFLWRPSANNQRYAFSPLIDEESEDEEETEPMMNEAFEGMKMRGMKNEVNGSAKANKVDEDLKWVEENIPSSMADVALPPLLDSDEETMTTNFEMSKME, encoded by the exons ATGTCGGGCTCCACGGCTCCGGGTCGGGCCGGTCCGGGACTCTGGTCCTTGGCGGGgctgctactgctgttgctTGCGGAGCTGAGGGGGCCAGTCGGTGCCGTATCCGAACCCGGAATATGGACGCTAAACGTGGACAAT gAAATTTTGAAGAAGCAAAGCTACTTCTACTTCACCAAAACGTTGTTCAACAACAGCTTCATCCAGCTCAAAT tgatggCGGAGACCTGTAACTCCTCAACTCCTGTCAACCTCAACGTCTCCTGGTATTTGAGGAACTCGCACTGCTACGATGAGGTCTTCCCCTTGAAC GCAGCAAAGGCAGAAGGTTTCTTCAGGTCGACACAGGTCGTAGTCGGAGGTGGAAGTGGGTACTACGTTTTCCATCAGTATCCTGTCATCTCCTGTCAAGCAAACCTCAAACCTGACACG ttcaGCCTGGAAACCTTTGAGAAGAAAACACGACTGAAAGAGCCACTGCAACAACAG ccagttacagaaaatgtcaaagtaacGTTAGGtgacaggaggagcaggaggcaaGTGCAGCTTCCAAAAGCAAAG GCGGTGGCTCACTCTCACTTGGCTGCTGTGGCCGAGAGCTGGGAGGATGGACCCTACATGTTCATCCTGAACATCCGAGAGATCAAGGACAAGAACCAGGCGGGCGCTGATGCTGCCAACCCACCCCCGCCCTGGAGTATACAGc tgcagATCAGCATGAAGGGACCTCATGACTACATATCTGCCTCTGAATGGCCTCTGATGGtg TTCTACATGGTGATGTGTATCGTGTACGTGCTGCTCGCCGTACTGTGGCTGGCTCTGTCGGCCTGTTACTGGAGGGACCTGCTCAGGATCCAATTCTGGATCGGAGGTGTCATCTTCCTCGGCATGTTGGAGAAAGCCGTTTACTACGCCGAGTTCCAGAGCATCAGATATGACGGCTTGTCAG TCTACGGCGCTGTGGTGTTTGCAGAGGTGCTCTCAGCAGTGAAGAGGACCCTTGCCCGAGTGCTGGTGATCATCGCCAGTCTGGGATATGGCATTGTCAA gCCCAGACTTGGTGCCCTCCTTCACAGAGTAGTTGGGGTCGGTCTGCTCTACCTGATATTCTCCGTCATTGAGGGCCTCCTGCGTATCAACACT GCTGAAGATGACGTAGTTCTCCTGGCTGCTATTCCCTTGGCTGTGCTCGACTCTACCCTCTGCTGGTGGAT CTTCGTGAGTCTGGCTCAGAccatgaagctgctgaagctgaGGAGGAACGTGGTGAAGCTCTCGCTCTACAGACACTTCACCAACACGCTCATTTTTGCAGTCATCG CGTcggtcatcttcatcatctggACGACACAGGTGTTCTGGATGTCTAAATGTCTGTCG gaTTGGAGGGAGCTGTGGATAGATGACGCATTCTGGCGCTTCCTGTTCTCCATCATATTATTGGTCATCATGTTCCTATGGCGACCGTCAGCCAATAACCAGAG gtACGCCTTCAGTCCACTGATAGATGAAGAgagtgaggatgaggaagagACGGAGCCAATGATGAATGAAGCCTTCG AGGGGATGAAGATGAGGGGCATGAAAAACGAGGTCAATGGTTCGGCCAAAGCCAACAAAGTG gaCGAGGATTTGAAGTGGGTAGAAGAGAACATCCCATCATCCATGGCCGACGT CGCGCTGCCCCCCCTGCTGGACTCTGATGAG GAGACGATGACGACAAACTTCGAGATGTCCAAGATGGAGTGA